The Streptomyces sp. NBC_01689 genome includes a window with the following:
- a CDS encoding alpha-amylase, whose translation MAKRTLATALALAAGMAASVVLPTGTAQASPPGTKDVTAVLFEWKFDSVAKECTNTLGPAGYGYVQVSPPAEHIQGPQWWTSYQPVSYRIAGRLGDATAFRNMVGACHAAGVKVVTDSVINHMSAGSGTGTGGSSYTKYNYPGLYSSFDMDDCTAAISDYTNRANVQNCELVGLADLDTGEEYVRKTIAGYLNTLLGYGVDGFRIDAAKHIPAADLANIKSRLSNPSVYWKQEVIYGSGEAVQPTEYTGNGDVQEFRYAYDLKRVFNNENLAYLKNYGEGWGYLNSSVAGVFVDNHDTERNGSTLNYKDGANYTLANVFMLAYPYGAPDINSGYEWSDADAGPPNGGTVNACWQDGWKCQHAWPEIKSMVAFRNATRGQALSNWWDDGNDAIAFGRGSKGFVAINHETSSLSRTYQTSLAAGTYCNVQNNTAVTVNGSGQFTATLGANTALAVYAGKSSC comes from the coding sequence ATGGCCAAGAGAACTCTTGCCACCGCGCTCGCGCTCGCCGCGGGCATGGCGGCCTCGGTGGTCCTGCCCACCGGCACCGCGCAGGCGTCCCCGCCCGGAACCAAGGACGTCACCGCCGTCCTGTTCGAGTGGAAATTCGACTCCGTGGCCAAGGAGTGCACCAACACGCTGGGCCCGGCCGGCTACGGCTACGTCCAGGTGTCCCCGCCCGCCGAGCACATACAGGGCCCGCAGTGGTGGACCTCGTACCAGCCCGTGAGCTACCGGATCGCCGGCCGGCTGGGCGACGCCACCGCCTTCCGGAACATGGTCGGCGCCTGTCACGCGGCCGGGGTGAAGGTCGTCACGGACTCGGTGATCAACCACATGTCGGCCGGTTCCGGCACCGGGACCGGCGGCTCCTCGTACACGAAGTACAACTACCCGGGCCTGTACTCCTCGTTCGACATGGACGACTGCACCGCGGCGATCAGCGACTACACCAACCGCGCCAACGTGCAGAACTGCGAACTCGTCGGTCTCGCCGACCTGGACACCGGCGAGGAGTACGTCCGCAAGACCATCGCCGGCTATCTGAACACCCTGCTCGGATACGGCGTCGACGGCTTCCGCATCGACGCGGCCAAGCACATCCCGGCGGCCGACCTCGCCAACATCAAGTCCCGGCTCAGCAATCCGTCCGTGTACTGGAAGCAGGAGGTCATCTACGGTTCCGGCGAGGCGGTCCAGCCCACCGAGTACACGGGCAACGGGGACGTCCAGGAGTTCCGGTACGCCTACGACCTCAAGCGGGTCTTCAACAACGAGAACCTGGCCTACCTGAAGAACTACGGCGAGGGCTGGGGCTATCTGAACAGCTCCGTCGCGGGCGTCTTCGTCGACAACCACGACACCGAGCGCAACGGCTCGACCCTGAACTACAAGGACGGCGCGAACTACACGCTCGCCAACGTCTTCATGCTGGCCTACCCGTACGGCGCCCCGGACATCAACTCCGGCTACGAGTGGTCCGACGCGGACGCCGGTCCACCCAACGGCGGGACCGTCAACGCCTGCTGGCAGGACGGCTGGAAGTGCCAGCACGCCTGGCCCGAGATCAAGTCGATGGTGGCCTTCCGCAACGCCACCCGGGGCCAGGCGCTGAGCAACTGGTGGGACGACGGCAACGACGCCATCGCGTTCGGCCGCGGCAGCAAGGGCTTCGTCGCCATCAACCACGAGACGTCCTCGCTCAGCCGGACGTACCAGACGTCCCTCGCGGCGGGCACCTACTGCAACGTGCAGAACAACACCGCGGTCACGGTGAACGGTTCGGGCCAGTTCACCGCCACGCTGGGCGCCAACACGGCACTGGCCGTCTACGCGGGCAAGTCCAGCTGCTGA